The Drechmeria coniospora strain ARSEF 6962 chromosome 02, whole genome shotgun sequence genome has a segment encoding these proteins:
- a CDS encoding glutamine synthetase has product MPTVKLDSLRELLEHDACVKVAGVDVDGILRGKVISRKKFLSIAEAGFGFCSVIFGWDMHDQTYLRELSVSNAANGYRDILAIPDLSTFRRIPWEKNVPFFLVSFVDPETKKPIAACPRGLLRTQLRKLQTQGYGAMAGAEYEFYTFRAPNSESSPAAFLQQNPPHQLPALTEGMFGYSLTRPVHNKDWYYDVYHSCAKFSCDVEGWHTESGPGVYEAALEFGEVGEMADRASLFKYVVKSVGVDHGVTPCFMAKPKQGLPGNSGHMHISLVDGDGKNLLARDTLDDGAEWRDVAGLSDLGRHFLAGLLVGLPDIMPILAPTINSYKRLVENFWAPVTVSWGFEHRAASIRIISPPTSKPGATRFEVRVPGADTNPHLVLAAILGCGWRGVEKKLAIPCPPLAMGQSVGGKADLGERLAKSLREATARFTSKDSIAREVFGDDFVDHFGGTRENEVRLFDEAVTDWEMKRYIETV; this is encoded by the exons ATGCCGACCGTCAAGCTCGACTCCCTCcgcgagctcctcgagcatGACGCCTGCGTCAaggtcgccggcgtcgacgtcgacggcatcctgcGCGGCAAGGTCATCTCGAGGAAAAAGTTCCTCTCCATCGCCGAGGCAGGCTTCGGCTTCTGCTCCGTCATCTTCGGCTGGGACATGCACGACCAGACCTACCTGCGCGAGCTCAGCGTGTCCAACGCGGCGAACGGCTACCGCGACATCCTCGCCATCCCCGACCTCTCCACCTTCCGTCGCATACCGTGGGAGAAGAACGTGCCCTTCTTCCTCGTCAGCTTCGTCGACCCCGAGACGAAGAAGCCGATAGCGGCCTGCCCCCGCGGCCTGCTGCGCACCCAGCTCAGGAAGCTCCAGACCCAGGGGTacggcgccatggccggAG CCGAGTACGAATTCTACACATTCAGGGCCCCAAACTCGGAgagctcgcccgccgccttcCTGCAGCAAAACCCGCCGCACCAGCTTCCGGCGCTCACCGAGGGCATGTTCGGCTACTCGCTGACGCGCCCGGTCCACAACAAGGACTGGTACTACGACGTCTACCACTCGTGCGCCAAGTTCTCgtgcgacgtcgagggctgGCACACCGAGTCGGGTCCGGGCGTCTACGAGGCGGCCCTCGAgttcggcgaggtcggcgagatGGCCGACCGGGCGAGCCTCTTCAAGTACGTCGTCAagagcgtcggcgtcgaccacGGCGTCACCCCCTGCTTCATGGCGAAGCCCAAGCAGGGCCTGCCCGGCAACAGCGGCCACATGCACATatcgctcgtcgacggtgacggcaagAACCTGCTGGCGCGCGacacgctcgacgacggggccgAATGGAgagacgtcgccggcctgtCCGACTTGGGACGCCACTTCCTCGCCGgtctgctcgtcggcctgcccGACATTATGCCCATCCTCGCGCCGACCATCAACTCGTACAAGCGGCTCGTCGAGAACTTTTGGGCCCCCGTCACCGTCTCGTGGGGGTTCGAGCACCGCGCCGCCTCGATCCGCATCATctcaccgccgacgtcgaagccGGGCGCCACCCGGTTCGAGGTCCGCGTCCCCGGTGCCGACACGAACCCGCACCTCGTCCtggccgccatcctcggctgcggctggcgcggcgtcgagaagAAGCTCGCCATACCGTGCCCGCCGCTCGCCATGGGCcagagcgtcggcggcaaggccgacctcggcgagcgcctGGCCAAGAGCCTGCGCGAGGCCACGGCACGCTTCACGAGCAAGGACAGCATCGCGCGCGAAGTCTTTGGCGACGACTTCGTCGACCACTTTGGCGGCACGCGCGAGAACGAGGTGCGCCTCTTTGACGAGGCCGTCACGGACTG GGAAATGAAGCGTTATATAGAGACGGTGTAG